The Takifugu flavidus isolate HTHZ2018 chromosome 17, ASM371156v2, whole genome shotgun sequence genome contains a region encoding:
- the itprid1 gene encoding uncharacterized protein itprid1 isoform X1: MDLRSLWNDDPEEVLLELGFGGDEPDLSGRIPARFINHPSQARGISLHVFLEAQKSRLDLENPDVSSEQVITWANNCQSDSVATPEELPLVSQPTKSLSGGTNIEDTSTERPSSLVSPPLAAVDQSLLSPKAPPSVSPELSCLPNSAFQISDIENLPDPSQTGSDLLPMYPPPHPSFGELRSVAHVLPVNTLSNLSVTPHNPTLPSNAEFLLTGDKDVGTSQLATNLQGSEGQRWPSFALSTFTSPNLNDLNSSQVSLCSGTPPSMQAGATGMVCSALESPSHSSIQKESLSQGPGVCSGTDIKVGDPSLALLFYENNPDTSFLVLESLPPLATKSLKGTTSETNSDAMGPILSPQDSQDFSEKTWNSLPRCGNSSVVEEDTLQRSLSEAWTSHSEEVCTPTETETNTLLHSPQYFPEEHELEESRKVQQTDMNVSETPTSLLFCPSMDLIEIDSLDVVFETNDPELESENVEAFFHDVEGLVYWAEPIKVLSPNHMHEDSQSQEASNGLLGTEPLVPSTGRLVPSSLPSVPSTESDHTPARDAPPSLTSPPFLSSSCDISLQMSLPPASHIVHRKDIPYVTNSKCTRLPSVLPLDTSTPFRAVQSWTDLHIKRNILTNMFMRGLFHTIPKRAIASKSAPERTQSHKVAPNCFTGMTRNNCSMSDPGLKGLWPDEEVDPPGSEGENHLQEQGLVNMTSHCPCCCCRPQDSYNIQPTFGKSPFPFNDLEELNLCLEKFCSVLSNMEEDLAEDQAVVFSRLSHQDRHKASEVEELREAVKQEAGTLKKQLNQLGRLNQLGRLNQLGHLNQLGHLSGGTLKGKMQRLLDEQALLCSQLRLSGPAAGSSLRPQLHS; the protein is encoded by the exons ATGGACCTACGCAGTCTTTGGAACGATGACCCGGAGGAGGTTCTTTTGGAGCTGGGCTTTGGTGGTGATGAACCGGACCTCTCCGGACGCATCCCGGCCCGATTCATCAACCATCCGTCTCAAGCTCGAGGAATAAGCCTCCACGTGTTTCTGGAGGCTCAGAAGAGTCGGCTGGACCTGGAAAATCCAGATGTTAGCA GTGAACAGGTTATAACGTGGGCCAACAACTGCCAGTCCGACAGTGTTGCTACGCCGGAGGAACTCCCACTCGTGTCTCAACCCACCAAG TCTCTGTCAGGTGGTACAAACATTGAAGACACCAGCACTGAAAGACCATCTTCTCTGGTCTCTCCACCCTTAGCTGCTGTTGACCAGTCTCTCCTTTCTCCGAAAGCTCCACCATCTGTATCTCCTGAATTATCATGTCTCCCAAATTCTGCCTTTCAAATTTCAGATATAGAGAACCTGCCGGACCCCAGTCAGACTGGCTCAGACTTATTGCCCAtgtaccctcctcctcatccctctttTGGTGAATTACGGAGTGTAGCTCACGTTCTCCCTGTTAATACCCTGTCGAACCTCTCGGTTACCCCTCACAACCCGACACTTCCCTCAAATGCAGAATTTCTCCTAACTGGTGATAAAGATGTTGGAACATCCCAGCTCGCTACTAACCTTCAAGGATCCGAAGGGCAAAGGTGGCCTTCTTTTGCTCTATCCACCTTTACGTCTCCAAATTTGAATGATCTGAATTCTTCCCAAGTTTCTTTGTGCTCCGGGACTCCTCCGAGCATGCAGGCAGGAGCCACTGGCATGGTTTGCTCAGCTCTAGAGTCACCCTCACATAGCTCCATTCAAAAGGAGTCCCTCTCTCAAGGTCCAGGTGTATGCTCAGGCACGGACATAAAGGTTGGAGACCCTTCTCTGGCCCTTCTGTTTTATGAGAACAATCCAGATACTTCCTTTCTTGTTCTGGAATCCCTTCCTCCTTTAGCCACAAAGTCTCTTAAAGGTACGACTTCAGAAACAAATTCAGATGCGATGGGGCCAATCCTCTCCCCACAGGACAGCCAAGACTTTTCAGAAAAAACCTGGAACAGTCTTCCAAGGTGTGGAAACAGCTCTGTGGTAGAGGAAGACACACTCCAGAGGAGTTTATCAGAAGCTTGGACTTCACACTCTGAGGAAGTGTGCACCCCAACtgaaacagagacaaacacactcTTACACAGTCCACAGTACTTTCCAGAAGAACATGAACTTGAAGAGTCAAGAAAGGTTCAGCAAACTGATATGAATGTCTCCGAGACACCAACAAGTCTTTTATTTTGTCCATCAATGGACCTCATAGAAATAGACAGTTTAGACGTGGTGTTTGAGACAAATGACCCTGAATTGGAGAGTGAAAATGTGGAGGCTTTTTTCCATGATGTTGAAGGGTTAGTCTATTGGGCAGAACCCATTAAGGTTTTGAGCCCGAACCACATGCACGAAGACTCACAGAGCCAAGAGGCTTCCAATGGATTACTTGGGACTGAGCCTTTAGTTCCATCTACAGGCAGACTCGTGCCTTCCTCTTTGCCCTCTGTTCCATCAACGGAGAGTGACCACACACCAGCAAGAGATGCGCCCCCTTCCCTGACTTCACCCCCCTTTCTGTCCTCAAGCTGTGATATTTCCCTGCAAATGTCTCTCCCACCTGCCTCGCACATTGTCCACAGAAAGGATATTCCCTATGTAACAAATTCAAAATGCACCCGTCTTCCCAGTGTTCTCCCCTTGGACACCTCCACTCCTTTCCGTGCTGTGCAGTCATGGACCGACCTGCACATCAAACGAAACATTCTGACTAACATGTTCATGCGGGGGCTTTTTCATACAATCCCAAAAAGGGCAATAGCATCCAAAAGTGCCCCAGAAAGAACACAGAGTCATAAAGTAGCACCAAACTGTTTCACTGGGATGACTAGAAACAACTGTAGCATGTCAGACCCTGGACTTAAAGGGCTGTGGCCTGATGAGGAGGTGGATCCACCTGGAAGTGAAGGTGAAAACCACCTGCAGGAGCAAGGGCTGGTCAACATGACGTCCCactgcccctgctgctgctgccgccctcAGGACAGTTACAACATCCAGCCAACCTTTGGGAAGAGTCCG TTCCCTTTCAACGACTTGGAGGAGTTGAATCTTTGTCTGGAGAAGTTCTGCTCTGTCCTCAGCAACATGGAGGAAGATCTCGCTGAAGACCAAGCGGTAGTTTTCAGCCGCCTCTCTCATCAAGACAGGCAC AAGGCTTCAGAGGTTGAGGAGCTCAGAGAGGCTGTAAAGCAGGAGGCTGGAAcgctgaagaagcagctgaacCAGCTGGGCCGTCTGAACCAGCTGGGCCGTCTGAACCAGCTGGGCCATCTGAACCAGCTGGGCCATCTGAGCGGGGGCACCTTGAAAGGG AAGATGCAGCGACTGTTGGATGAGcaggctctgctctgctctcagctcAGACtctctggacctgcagcaggttcctcCCTCCGGCCTCAACTTCATtcatag
- the itprid1 gene encoding uncharacterized protein itprid1 isoform X2, producing the protein MYPPPHPSFGELRSVAHVLPVNTLSNLSVTPHNPTLPSNAEFLLTGDKDVGTSQLATNLQGSEGQRWPSFALSTFTSPNLNDLNSSQVSLCSGTPPSMQAGATGMVCSALESPSHSSIQKESLSQGPGVCSGTDIKVGDPSLALLFYENNPDTSFLVLESLPPLATKSLKGTTSETNSDAMGPILSPQDSQDFSEKTWNSLPRCGNSSVVEEDTLQRSLSEAWTSHSEEVCTPTETETNTLLHSPQYFPEEHELEESRKVQQTDMNVSETPTSLLFCPSMDLIEIDSLDVVFETNDPELESENVEAFFHDVEGLVYWAEPIKVLSPNHMHEDSQSQEASNGLLGTEPLVPSTGRLVPSSLPSVPSTESDHTPARDAPPSLTSPPFLSSSCDISLQMSLPPASHIVHRKDIPYVTNSKCTRLPSVLPLDTSTPFRAVQSWTDLHIKRNILTNMFMRGLFHTIPKRAIASKSAPERTQSHKVAPNCFTGMTRNNCSMSDPGLKGLWPDEEVDPPGSEGENHLQEQGLVNMTSHCPCCCCRPQDSYNIQPTFGKSPFPFNDLEELNLCLEKFCSVLSNMEEDLAEDQAVVFSRLSHQDRHKASEVEELREAVKQEAGTLKKQLNQLGRLNQLGRLNQLGHLNQLGHLSGGTLKGKMQRLLDEQALLCSQLRLSGPAAGSSLRPQLHS; encoded by the exons AtgtaccctcctcctcatccctctttTGGTGAATTACGGAGTGTAGCTCACGTTCTCCCTGTTAATACCCTGTCGAACCTCTCGGTTACCCCTCACAACCCGACACTTCCCTCAAATGCAGAATTTCTCCTAACTGGTGATAAAGATGTTGGAACATCCCAGCTCGCTACTAACCTTCAAGGATCCGAAGGGCAAAGGTGGCCTTCTTTTGCTCTATCCACCTTTACGTCTCCAAATTTGAATGATCTGAATTCTTCCCAAGTTTCTTTGTGCTCCGGGACTCCTCCGAGCATGCAGGCAGGAGCCACTGGCATGGTTTGCTCAGCTCTAGAGTCACCCTCACATAGCTCCATTCAAAAGGAGTCCCTCTCTCAAGGTCCAGGTGTATGCTCAGGCACGGACATAAAGGTTGGAGACCCTTCTCTGGCCCTTCTGTTTTATGAGAACAATCCAGATACTTCCTTTCTTGTTCTGGAATCCCTTCCTCCTTTAGCCACAAAGTCTCTTAAAGGTACGACTTCAGAAACAAATTCAGATGCGATGGGGCCAATCCTCTCCCCACAGGACAGCCAAGACTTTTCAGAAAAAACCTGGAACAGTCTTCCAAGGTGTGGAAACAGCTCTGTGGTAGAGGAAGACACACTCCAGAGGAGTTTATCAGAAGCTTGGACTTCACACTCTGAGGAAGTGTGCACCCCAACtgaaacagagacaaacacactcTTACACAGTCCACAGTACTTTCCAGAAGAACATGAACTTGAAGAGTCAAGAAAGGTTCAGCAAACTGATATGAATGTCTCCGAGACACCAACAAGTCTTTTATTTTGTCCATCAATGGACCTCATAGAAATAGACAGTTTAGACGTGGTGTTTGAGACAAATGACCCTGAATTGGAGAGTGAAAATGTGGAGGCTTTTTTCCATGATGTTGAAGGGTTAGTCTATTGGGCAGAACCCATTAAGGTTTTGAGCCCGAACCACATGCACGAAGACTCACAGAGCCAAGAGGCTTCCAATGGATTACTTGGGACTGAGCCTTTAGTTCCATCTACAGGCAGACTCGTGCCTTCCTCTTTGCCCTCTGTTCCATCAACGGAGAGTGACCACACACCAGCAAGAGATGCGCCCCCTTCCCTGACTTCACCCCCCTTTCTGTCCTCAAGCTGTGATATTTCCCTGCAAATGTCTCTCCCACCTGCCTCGCACATTGTCCACAGAAAGGATATTCCCTATGTAACAAATTCAAAATGCACCCGTCTTCCCAGTGTTCTCCCCTTGGACACCTCCACTCCTTTCCGTGCTGTGCAGTCATGGACCGACCTGCACATCAAACGAAACATTCTGACTAACATGTTCATGCGGGGGCTTTTTCATACAATCCCAAAAAGGGCAATAGCATCCAAAAGTGCCCCAGAAAGAACACAGAGTCATAAAGTAGCACCAAACTGTTTCACTGGGATGACTAGAAACAACTGTAGCATGTCAGACCCTGGACTTAAAGGGCTGTGGCCTGATGAGGAGGTGGATCCACCTGGAAGTGAAGGTGAAAACCACCTGCAGGAGCAAGGGCTGGTCAACATGACGTCCCactgcccctgctgctgctgccgccctcAGGACAGTTACAACATCCAGCCAACCTTTGGGAAGAGTCCG TTCCCTTTCAACGACTTGGAGGAGTTGAATCTTTGTCTGGAGAAGTTCTGCTCTGTCCTCAGCAACATGGAGGAAGATCTCGCTGAAGACCAAGCGGTAGTTTTCAGCCGCCTCTCTCATCAAGACAGGCAC AAGGCTTCAGAGGTTGAGGAGCTCAGAGAGGCTGTAAAGCAGGAGGCTGGAAcgctgaagaagcagctgaacCAGCTGGGCCGTCTGAACCAGCTGGGCCGTCTGAACCAGCTGGGCCATCTGAACCAGCTGGGCCATCTGAGCGGGGGCACCTTGAAAGGG AAGATGCAGCGACTGTTGGATGAGcaggctctgctctgctctcagctcAGACtctctggacctgcagcaggttcctcCCTCCGGCCTCAACTTCATtcatag
- the ppp1r17 gene encoding protein phosphatase 1, regulatory subunit 17-like, translated as MKSTLEPERRKMTQEGADYQKVRPDEEEGFCAEVQEEQEEQEELEEQDQDTRSKKPRRKDTPIFTCPPHVPGVRQLKVDNPLVHSESEENGGKE; from the exons ATGAAGTCGACCCTGGAGCCTGAAAGACGAAAGATGACGCAGGAAGGAGCGGACT ACCAGAAAGTCAGacctgatgaagaggaagggtTCTGTgcagaggtgcaggaggagcaggaggagcaggaggagctggaggagcaggaccaAGACACCAGAAGCAAGAAGCCCCGCAGGAAGGATACACCCATCTTCACGTGTCCTCCACATGTTCCAG GAGTGAGACAACTGAAGGTGGACAATCCTCTGGTCCACTCTGAGAGTGAGGAAAATGGTGGCAAAGAGTGA
- the pde1ca gene encoding dual specificity calcium/calmodulin-dependent 3',5'-cyclic nucleotide phosphodiesterase 1C isoform X3 yields the protein MDGQWAIPSGALTTHFIMYRRSSHMAALSYPPGVVTELKHVDKWSFDVFALNDASGDHSLKFVLYELLTRYDLISRFKIPVSALISFVDSLEVGYSKHKNPYHNLIHAADVTQTIHYLLLKTGMLHWLSELEIFATIFAAAIHDYEHTGTTNNFHVQTRSDISLLYNDHAVLENHHVSAVYRLLQNNDEVNILSNLSKDDWRELRSLVVEMVLATDMSCHFEQIKVMKSLLQQPDAIDKAKALSLLLHTADISHPAKPWSLHHRWTFSLLEEFFRQGDKEAELGLPFSPLCDRKSTMVAQSQIGFIDFIVEPTFTVMTEMIEKIMTPLMEEACLLGLDGFRRSSVNSISCSDGKSTKSDGSCSLASVDFNSFKATWIREVHQNKETWRSQAAKELEEDAQRCQHKNGIKEEKFIRKLLNVTDKILEMKSDRQKEKQENEGGARDPGSDVQLKQQTQKHNRPSYCAGSYGLFRIKVSDFQPIDARAKARKLQNISLRYRKRL from the exons AATGTACAGACGCAGTTCCCACATGGCTGCTCTCAGTTACCCCCCCGGTGTTGTGACTGAGCTCAAG CATGTGGACAAGTGGTCCTTTGATGTGTTTGCACTGAATGATGCCAGTGGAGACCATTCGCTCAAGTTTGTCCTCTATGAGCTCCTGACAAGATACGACTTGATCAGTCGCTTCAAG ATCCCAGTTTCTGCTCTCATATCATTTGTGGACTCGCTAGAGGTGGGctacagcaaacacaaaaacccATATCATAATCTGATACATGCTGCTGATGTCACGCAGACCATACATTACCTCCTCCTCAAAACTGGAATGCTG CATTGGTTATCTGAGTTGGAGATCTTTGCCACAATTTTTGCAGCTGCCATTCATGACTACGAACATACAGGAACCACCAATAACTTCCATGTTCAAACCAG GTCGGATATTTCACTTTTGTACAACGATCACGCCGTTCTGGAGAACCACCACGTCAGCGCTGTCTATCGTCTTCTGCAGAATAACGATGAAGTTAACATACTATCAAATCTTTCCAAAGATGACTGGag AGAACTTCGTAGTCTGGTGGTAGAGATGGTGCTGGCCACTGACATGTCCTGCCACTTTGAGCAGATTAAAGTCATGAaaagcctcctgcagcagcctgatgc GATAGACAAAGCCAAAGCCTTGTCCCTGCTGCTTCATACTGCTGACATCAGTCACCCTGCAAAACCCTGGAGCCTCCATCACCGCTGGACCTTCTCTCTGTTGGAGGAGTTCTTCAGACAG GGTGACAAAGAAGCAGAGCTGGGTCTacccttttcccctctttgtgaCCGCAAATCCACAATGGTAGCCCAGTCCCAGATTG GATTCATCGACTTCATTGTGGAGCCAACTTTCACTGTCATGACAGAAATGATTGAGAAGATAATGACCCCCCTCATGGAGGAGGCATGTTTGCTGGGCCTGGATGGCTTCAGACGTTCAAG TGTCAACAGTATTAGCTGTAGTGATGGAAAGAGTACGAAATCAGATGGAAGCTGCTCTTTGGCCTCAGTGGATTTTAACAGTTTCAAAGCCACTTGGATCCGAGAGGTTCACCAAAACAAGGAGACATGGAGAAGCCAAGCAGCTAAAG AATTGGAGGAAGATGCTCAGAGGTGCCAACATAAGAATGGgataaaagaagagaaattTATAAGAAAATTGCTGAATGTAACTGACAAAATCCTGGAAATGAAAAGTGATagacagaaggaaaaacaggagaACGAAGGAGGAGCCAGGGATCCAGGATCAG ATGTCCAGCTGAAGCAACAGACCCAGAAGCACAACAGACCCAGCTACTGTGCCGGTTCCTATGGGCTCTTCAGAATAAAGGTGTCGGACTTCCAGCCTATTGATGCCAGAGCAAAAGCACGCAAGTTACAGAACATATCCCTGCGGTACCGGAAGAGACTTTAG